From a region of the Xanthomonas rydalmerensis genome:
- the bcsA gene encoding UDP-forming cellulose synthase catalytic subunit: protein MSAASASHAARPLHVLANWSLWLLGAVLLVFVVAIPMDVPQQLLFSLVVFAAAMLLRRSGSRLAILVMMALSLAVSSRYIWWRLTQTVGMSSPVDLSLGLGLLLAELYAFVILTLGYFQVLWPLNRRPLPLPADQREWPSVDLFIPTYNEPLSVVRSTILAASVMDWPADKLNIYLLDDGRREEFRAFCAQAGIHYVTRTNNLHAKAGNINAALKKSSGEYVAIFDCDHIPTRSFLQVAMGWFLRDAKLAVVQMPHYFFSADPFERNLGNHGKVPNEGELFYGLLQDGNDQWDATFFCGSCTVIKRKPLEEVGGVAVETVTEDAHTALKLHRRGYRSAYIAVPQAAGLATESLSGHVAQRIRWARGMAQIARLDNPLLGKGLRLSQRLCYANAMLHFFYGLPRIVYLTAPLAFLFFGAHVIHASALMILAYALPHILQANLTNLRTQGKFRHLLWNEVYETTLAWYILRPTLVALFNPKLGKFNVTPKGGLVPRSYFDGQIAKPYLFLLVLNLAGVVAGVMRLLSVQAGGEAQTIWFNLAWTAYNVLLLGATIATASEMRQVRRSHRVPLDIPATLHLADGRELACRTVNFSTGGMALRLLEPVPVEPDMPVEIALPQRGSSKRLPAMVRHDRDGEISIQFRPMSIEQERWLVACTFARADIWVSQWGRHDRDRFWVSLGRVFAASVRGFRRLGQHVASSARSGWRGRTAGEEAAP, encoded by the coding sequence ATGAGCGCTGCCTCCGCGTCGCATGCCGCGCGCCCGCTGCATGTCCTGGCCAACTGGTCGCTGTGGCTGCTGGGCGCCGTGTTGCTGGTCTTCGTCGTCGCCATCCCGATGGATGTGCCGCAGCAACTGCTGTTCTCGCTGGTGGTGTTCGCCGCGGCCATGCTGCTGCGGCGCAGTGGCAGCCGCCTGGCGATCCTGGTGATGATGGCGCTGTCGCTGGCGGTGTCCTCGCGCTACATCTGGTGGCGCCTGACCCAGACCGTGGGCATGAGCAGCCCGGTCGACCTGAGCCTGGGCCTGGGCCTGCTGCTGGCCGAGCTGTACGCATTCGTGATCCTGACGCTGGGCTACTTCCAGGTGCTGTGGCCGCTGAACCGGCGGCCGCTGCCGCTGCCGGCCGACCAGCGCGAATGGCCCAGCGTCGATCTGTTCATCCCCACCTACAACGAACCGCTGTCGGTGGTGCGCTCGACCATCCTCGCCGCCAGCGTGATGGACTGGCCGGCCGACAAGCTCAACATCTACCTGCTCGACGACGGCCGCCGCGAGGAGTTCCGCGCGTTCTGCGCGCAGGCCGGCATCCACTACGTCACCCGCACCAACAACCTCCACGCCAAGGCCGGCAACATCAACGCCGCGCTGAAGAAGTCCAGCGGCGAGTATGTGGCGATCTTCGACTGCGACCACATCCCCACGCGCTCGTTCCTGCAGGTGGCGATGGGCTGGTTCCTGCGCGACGCCAAGCTGGCGGTGGTGCAGATGCCGCACTACTTCTTCTCGGCCGATCCGTTCGAGCGCAATCTCGGCAACCACGGCAAGGTGCCCAACGAAGGCGAACTGTTCTACGGCCTGCTGCAGGACGGCAACGACCAGTGGGACGCCACCTTCTTCTGCGGTTCGTGCACGGTGATCAAGCGCAAGCCGCTGGAAGAGGTGGGCGGGGTGGCGGTGGAGACCGTCACCGAGGACGCGCACACCGCGCTGAAGCTGCACCGCCGCGGCTACCGCAGCGCCTACATTGCGGTGCCGCAGGCCGCCGGCCTGGCCACCGAAAGCCTGTCCGGCCACGTCGCCCAGCGCATCCGCTGGGCGCGCGGCATGGCGCAGATCGCGCGGCTGGACAATCCGCTGCTGGGCAAGGGCCTGCGCCTGTCGCAGCGGCTGTGCTACGCCAACGCGATGCTGCACTTCTTCTATGGGCTGCCGCGCATCGTCTACCTCACCGCGCCGCTGGCCTTCCTGTTCTTCGGCGCGCACGTGATCCACGCCTCGGCGCTGATGATCCTGGCCTACGCCCTGCCGCACATCCTGCAGGCCAACCTGACCAACCTGCGCACCCAGGGCAAGTTCCGCCACCTGCTGTGGAACGAGGTCTACGAGACCACGCTGGCCTGGTACATCCTGCGCCCGACGTTGGTGGCGCTGTTCAATCCCAAGCTCGGCAAGTTCAACGTCACCCCCAAGGGCGGCCTGGTGCCGCGCAGCTACTTCGACGGGCAGATCGCCAAGCCCTACCTGTTCCTGCTGGTGCTCAACCTGGCCGGCGTGGTCGCCGGGGTGATGCGCCTGCTCAGCGTGCAGGCCGGCGGCGAGGCGCAGACCATCTGGTTCAACCTGGCCTGGACCGCCTACAACGTGCTGCTGCTCGGCGCCACCATCGCCACCGCCAGCGAGATGCGCCAGGTGCGCCGTTCGCACCGCGTGCCGCTGGACATCCCGGCCACCTTGCATCTGGCCGATGGCCGCGAACTGGCCTGCCGCACCGTCAACTTCTCCACCGGCGGCATGGCGTTGCGCCTGCTCGAGCCGGTGCCGGTGGAGCCGGATATGCCGGTGGAGATCGCGCTGCCGCAGCGCGGCAGTTCCAAGCGCCTGCCGGCGATGGTGCGCCACGACCGCGACGGCGAGATCAGCATCCAGTTCCGGCCGATGTCGATCGAACAGGAGCGCTGGCTGGTGGCCTGCACCTTCGCCCGCGCCGACATCTGGGTGTCGCAGTGGGGCCGCCACGACCGCGATCGCTTCTGGGTGTCGCTGGGGCGCGTGTTCGCTGCCAGCGTGCGCGGTTTCCGGCGTCTCGGTCAGCACGTCGCCAGCAGCGCGCGCAGCGGCTGGCGCGGCCGTACCGCCGGCGAGGAGGCTGCGCCGTGA
- the bcsD gene encoding cellulose biosynthesis protein BcsD: MSAHALPTHYRTQACSRQWRGFLRALAEEFAAELGPEDLALLMARIGRRFAAEHPVGACATLQELEDAANRVWDRLEWGYARFEEHADRVDLLHAGSPLHIGLAGQAAGADGFLEGVYQAWFVQVGMSAGLGVRALSSANEDLRRLVLARVG; the protein is encoded by the coding sequence ATGAGCGCTCACGCGTTGCCGACCCATTACCGCACCCAGGCCTGTTCGCGGCAGTGGCGGGGCTTCCTGCGCGCGTTGGCGGAGGAGTTCGCCGCGGAGTTGGGCCCCGAGGATCTGGCGCTGCTGATGGCGCGCATCGGGCGTCGCTTCGCCGCCGAACATCCGGTCGGTGCCTGCGCCACCCTGCAGGAGCTGGAGGACGCGGCCAATCGCGTCTGGGACCGGCTGGAATGGGGCTATGCGCGGTTCGAGGAACATGCCGACCGCGTCGACCTGCTGCACGCCGGTTCGCCGCTGCATATCGGCCTGGCCGGGCAGGCCGCCGGCGCCGACGGCTTCCTGGAAGGGGTGTACCAGGCCTGGTTCGTGCAGGTCGGCATGTCGGCCGGATTGGGCGTGCGTGCGTTGTCGTCCGCGAACGAAGACCTGCGCCGCCTGGTGCTGGCCCGGGTCGGCTGA
- the pncB gene encoding nicotinate phosphoribosyltransferase: protein MIIDSLLDTDLYKFTMMQAVLHQHPGAQVEYRFKCRTPGIDLAQYLPQISAEIDALCALRFRADELDYLRAMRFIKPDFVDFLALFHLDRKYLQLQASTSVPGEIELRIRGPWLHTILFEVPLLAIVNEVWFRNAGGADHAEGLRRLQAKIALLRDTPGYDGCAIADYGTRRRYSRAWHGELLPVLQQTLGQQFVGTSNVYFARRYGLTPLGTMAHEYLQAFQALGPRLRDSQAAALESWAREYRGDLGIALSDVVGLDAFLRDFDLYFCKLFDGMRHDSGDPFEWGERVLAHLQQHRVDPRSKILVFSDGLDIDKVMRLYAHFRERCMLAFGVGTHLTNDLGLVPLQIVIKMVRCNGQPVAKLSDSPGKTLCDDPAYLAYLRQVFQVPAEDQP, encoded by the coding sequence ATGATCATCGACTCGTTGCTGGACACCGACCTCTACAAATTCACCATGATGCAGGCGGTGCTGCATCAGCACCCCGGCGCGCAGGTGGAGTACCGCTTCAAGTGCCGCACCCCGGGCATCGACCTGGCGCAGTACCTGCCGCAGATCTCGGCGGAGATCGACGCGCTGTGCGCGCTGCGCTTCCGCGCCGACGAGCTGGACTACCTGCGCGCGATGCGTTTCATCAAGCCGGACTTCGTCGATTTCCTGGCGCTGTTCCACCTGGATCGCAAGTACCTGCAGTTACAGGCCTCGACCAGCGTGCCCGGCGAGATCGAGCTGCGCATCCGCGGGCCGTGGCTGCACACCATCCTGTTCGAGGTGCCGCTGCTGGCGATCGTCAACGAGGTGTGGTTCCGCAACGCCGGCGGCGCCGACCATGCCGAAGGCCTGCGCCGCCTGCAGGCCAAGATCGCGCTGCTGCGCGACACCCCGGGCTACGACGGCTGCGCCATCGCCGACTACGGCACCCGGCGTCGCTATTCGCGGGCGTGGCACGGCGAACTGCTGCCGGTGCTGCAGCAGACCCTGGGCCAGCAGTTCGTCGGCACCAGCAATGTGTACTTCGCCCGCCGCTACGGCCTGACGCCGCTGGGCACGATGGCGCACGAGTATCTGCAGGCGTTCCAGGCGCTGGGGCCGCGCTTGCGCGACTCGCAGGCGGCGGCGCTGGAATCGTGGGCGCGCGAGTACCGCGGCGATCTCGGCATCGCGTTGTCGGACGTGGTCGGCCTGGACGCGTTCCTGCGCGATTTCGATCTGTATTTCTGCAAGCTGTTCGACGGCATGCGCCACGATTCCGGCGATCCGTTCGAGTGGGGCGAGCGCGTGCTGGCGCACCTGCAGCAGCATCGGGTGGACCCGCGCAGCAAGATCCTGGTGTTCAGCGACGGCCTGGACATCGACAAAGTGATGCGGCTGTACGCGCATTTCCGCGAGCGCTGCATGCTCGCGTTCGGCGTCGGCACGCACCTGACCAACGACCTGGGCCTGGTGCCGTTGCAGATCGTGATCAAGATGGTTCGCTGCAACGGCCAGCCGGTGGCCAAGCTCAGCGACTCGCCCGGCAAGACCCTGTGCGACGACCCGGCCTATCTGGCCTACCTGCGGCAGGTGTTCCAGGTGCCGGCCGAGGACCAGCCCTGA
- a CDS encoding glycoside hydrolase family 113 — translation MAPIAVRLLAALLLALSAGGCSAAPASPWMGANVKVSPSAPWGSNAAQQSLQQLADAGASRALLVAFVWQASPQSSAPVLGSDSSPALIRAGLRQMRAAGLQPVLKVHLWIPGHWAGEAAPADRDAWFAAYRRALLQLAQVAAEERASALIVGTELRQLQDAPQWPALLAAVRQVYRGPIGYVADGLEQAERFGYWDRFDFVGTSLYPALAAAPAQRRAQMHAAAARVQALGERSGRPVWVAELGLRSARGSLAAPWESPEQRSAEVDTALQAQVLREWRDVLDAQPRIAGIALWCWYTDPGAGGARDSDFTVQHKPAQAVLKR, via the coding sequence ATGGCGCCGATCGCCGTAAGATTGCTGGCCGCCTTGCTGCTGGCGCTGAGCGCCGGCGGCTGCAGTGCGGCGCCCGCATCGCCGTGGATGGGTGCCAACGTCAAGGTGTCGCCCAGCGCGCCGTGGGGCAGCAACGCGGCACAGCAGTCGCTGCAGCAGCTGGCCGATGCCGGCGCCTCGCGCGCGCTGCTGGTCGCCTTCGTCTGGCAGGCGTCGCCGCAGTCCTCGGCGCCGGTGTTGGGCAGCGACAGCAGTCCTGCGCTGATCCGCGCCGGATTGCGGCAGATGCGTGCGGCCGGCCTGCAGCCGGTGCTGAAGGTGCATCTGTGGATTCCCGGGCACTGGGCCGGCGAGGCCGCGCCGGCCGATCGCGACGCCTGGTTCGCCGCCTACCGGCGCGCGCTGCTGCAACTGGCCCAGGTCGCCGCCGAAGAGCGCGCCAGCGCGCTGATCGTCGGCACCGAACTGCGCCAGTTGCAGGATGCCCCGCAGTGGCCGGCGCTGCTGGCGGCGGTGCGTCAGGTCTATCGCGGCCCGATCGGCTACGTCGCCGACGGCCTGGAGCAGGCCGAGCGCTTCGGCTATTGGGACCGTTTCGATTTCGTCGGTACCAGCCTGTATCCGGCGCTGGCCGCGGCGCCGGCGCAGCGGCGCGCGCAGATGCATGCGGCGGCGGCGCGGGTGCAGGCGCTGGGCGAGCGCAGCGGCCGCCCGGTGTGGGTGGCCGAACTCGGCTTGCGCTCGGCGCGCGGCAGCCTCGCCGCGCCTTGGGAAAGCCCGGAGCAGCGCAGCGCCGAAGTCGACACGGCGCTGCAGGCGCAGGTGCTGCGCGAGTGGCGCGATGTACTCGACGCGCAGCCGCGCATCGCCGGCATCGCACTGTGGTGCTGGTACACCGATCCGGGCGCCGGCGGCGCCCGCGACAGCGATTTCACCGTGCAGCACAAGCCGGCGCAGGCGGTACTCAAGCGTTGA
- a CDS encoding glycosyltransferase family 2 protein, protein MSGEHDSAAAEASVPGRLGRLATEGGLQLPIGEALVAAGVIDPPLLQNALALQARWRSRLGDVVLAQRGVAPLRFYTVLAQHFGLNFVNLLKQPIDPALFQPERLADYAQRLVLPWREEDGQLVLAVADPGPEIFAWARATYGEQVRFVGTSKFDIVWSLQQHADAQLTHDALNLLAEHAPEHSARQVITRAQSAFLVALTVVLAAALALWPLVTLIALNTLIAVAFLATFGLKLVLAWRGARRRIDIKVSDEEVAALGDEDLPVYTVLVPMYKEPDVLPILANALRRLDYPTSKLDVKLVLEADDTETIEAAKALGLEAFFEIIRVPPSQPKTKPKACNYALRFARGQMLTIYDAEDKPEPDQLKRVVAAFRKSPADVACIQARLNYYNADENWLTRMFTLEYTLWFDFYLPALETLRIPIPLGGTSNHFRLDILRKVHAWDPYNVTEDADLGVRLTQQGYRVSVVNSTTFEEANVSIPNWIRQRSRWLKGYMQTWLVHMRNPLQLYRSTGARGFWGFQLFVGGTFFTALAAPLMWLSYGLWLAVGSKFFDPFFPPALLYLSLLNLLLGNGFLIYMTLVAAFKRDYFRLAPYALTVPLYWLLQSIAAYKGLWQLIRNPFYWEKTTHGISKHMAEERRAALDD, encoded by the coding sequence GTGTCCGGCGAACACGACAGCGCCGCCGCCGAGGCGAGCGTGCCCGGCCGGCTCGGGCGGCTTGCGACCGAGGGCGGCCTTCAGTTGCCGATCGGCGAGGCCTTGGTCGCCGCGGGGGTGATCGACCCGCCGCTGCTGCAGAACGCGCTGGCCCTGCAGGCGCGCTGGCGCTCGCGCCTGGGCGACGTGGTGCTGGCCCAGCGCGGGGTCGCGCCGCTGCGCTTCTACACCGTGCTGGCGCAGCATTTCGGGCTGAACTTCGTCAATCTGCTCAAGCAGCCGATCGACCCGGCGCTGTTCCAGCCGGAGCGGCTGGCCGACTACGCGCAGCGCCTGGTGCTGCCGTGGCGCGAGGAGGACGGCCAACTCGTGCTGGCGGTGGCCGATCCCGGCCCGGAGATCTTCGCCTGGGCGCGCGCCACCTACGGCGAGCAGGTGCGTTTCGTCGGCACCTCCAAGTTCGACATCGTCTGGAGCCTGCAGCAGCACGCCGACGCGCAGCTCACCCACGACGCGCTGAACCTGCTGGCCGAACACGCGCCGGAGCATTCGGCGCGGCAGGTGATCACCCGCGCGCAGTCCGCCTTCCTGGTGGCGCTGACCGTGGTGCTGGCCGCGGCGCTGGCGCTGTGGCCGCTGGTCACGCTGATCGCGCTCAACACGCTGATCGCGGTGGCGTTCCTGGCCACCTTCGGGCTGAAGCTGGTGCTGGCCTGGCGCGGCGCGCGGCGCCGCATCGACATCAAGGTCAGCGACGAGGAAGTGGCCGCGCTCGGCGACGAGGACCTGCCGGTCTACACGGTGCTGGTGCCGATGTACAAGGAACCGGACGTGCTGCCGATCCTGGCCAACGCGCTGCGCCGGCTCGACTACCCCACCTCCAAGCTGGACGTGAAGCTGGTGCTGGAGGCCGACGACACCGAGACCATCGAGGCGGCCAAGGCGCTGGGCCTGGAGGCGTTCTTCGAGATCATCCGGGTGCCGCCGTCGCAGCCCAAGACCAAGCCCAAGGCCTGCAACTACGCGCTGCGCTTCGCCCGCGGGCAGATGCTCACCATCTACGACGCCGAGGACAAGCCGGAGCCCGACCAGCTCAAGCGCGTGGTCGCCGCGTTCCGCAAATCGCCGGCCGACGTGGCCTGCATCCAGGCGCGGCTGAACTACTACAACGCCGACGAGAACTGGCTCACGCGCATGTTCACGCTGGAATACACGTTGTGGTTCGACTTCTACCTGCCGGCGCTGGAGACCCTGCGCATCCCGATCCCGCTCGGCGGCACCTCCAACCACTTCCGCCTGGACATCCTGCGCAAGGTCCACGCCTGGGACCCGTACAACGTCACCGAGGACGCCGACCTGGGCGTGCGCCTGACCCAGCAGGGCTACCGCGTCAGCGTGGTCAACTCGACCACGTTCGAGGAAGCCAACGTCAGCATCCCCAACTGGATCCGGCAGCGCTCGCGCTGGCTCAAGGGTTACATGCAGACGTGGCTGGTGCACATGCGCAACCCGCTGCAGTTGTACCGCTCCACCGGCGCGCGCGGGTTCTGGGGCTTCCAGCTGTTCGTCGGCGGCACCTTCTTCACCGCGCTGGCCGCGCCGCTGATGTGGCTCAGCTACGGGTTGTGGCTGGCGGTCGGGTCGAAGTTCTTCGATCCGTTCTTCCCGCCGGCGCTGCTGTACCTGAGCCTGCTCAACCTGCTGCTCGGCAACGGCTTCCTGATCTACATGACCCTGGTGGCGGCGTTCAAGCGCGACTACTTCCGCCTGGCGCCCTACGCGCTGACCGTGCCGCTGTACTGGCTGCTGCAGTCCATCGCCGCCTACAAGGGCCTGTGGCAGCTCATCCGTAACCCGTTCTACTGGGAAAAGACCACCCATGGCATCAGCAAGCACATGGCCGAAGAGCGCCGCGCCGCGCTCGACGACTGA
- a CDS encoding glycosyltransferase family 2 protein: MSEQQIAVVVVTYESGSTIDACLQRLRAAAEVAQIRVIDNASRDDTLAVVQRHALDDARVRFIANPDNPGFATACNQGAAASDAPWLAFVNPDLMVEPDTLAQLRAQAAALGEALLGVEQVDEHGRADAAVRRRDPDFAAMLRHPLAGSRLALAADPAQPLQPVPALSGALMLLPRALFARIGGWDAGYRLHAEDLDLCRRARQAGATVAVLNTLRVLHVRGVSSRKRPWFVEWHKHRGLWRYFRKFEAPTRAWPLRVAVWAVIWLHAWVTFARLCWRRPG; encoded by the coding sequence ATGAGCGAACAGCAGATAGCCGTAGTGGTGGTGACCTACGAGAGCGGCAGCACCATCGATGCCTGTCTGCAGCGGTTGCGCGCGGCGGCCGAAGTGGCGCAGATCCGGGTGATCGACAACGCCTCGCGCGACGACACCCTGGCGGTGGTGCAACGGCATGCGCTGGACGATGCGCGGGTGCGCTTCATCGCCAATCCCGACAACCCCGGCTTCGCCACCGCCTGCAACCAGGGCGCCGCGGCCAGCGACGCGCCGTGGCTGGCCTTCGTCAATCCCGACCTGATGGTCGAGCCCGACACCCTGGCCCAACTGCGCGCGCAGGCCGCCGCGCTCGGCGAGGCGCTGCTGGGCGTGGAGCAGGTCGACGAGCACGGCCGCGCCGACGCCGCGGTGCGGCGACGCGATCCGGACTTCGCGGCGATGCTGCGGCATCCGCTGGCCGGCTCGCGGCTGGCGCTGGCGGCCGACCCGGCGCAGCCGCTGCAGCCGGTACCGGCATTGTCCGGTGCGCTGATGCTGTTGCCGCGTGCGCTGTTCGCGCGCATCGGCGGTTGGGACGCCGGCTACCGGCTGCATGCCGAGGACCTGGACCTGTGCCGCCGCGCGCGCCAGGCCGGGGCCACGGTGGCGGTGCTGAACACCCTGCGCGTGCTGCACGTACGCGGCGTGTCCAGCCGCAAGCGGCCGTGGTTCGTCGAGTGGCACAAGCACCGCGGCCTGTGGCGCTACTTCCGCAAGTTCGAGGCACCGACCCGGGCCTGGCCGCTGCGGGTGGCAGTGTGGGCGGTGATCTGGCTGCATGCCTGGGTCACCTTCGCCCGGCTGTGCTGGCGCCGCCCAGGCTGA
- a CDS encoding phosphotransferase enzyme family protein, with product MSARHQMHGMGTQTVVADWPPLSDGEVEALLQQYPVPGRLRALRWHSPRPFSAAAEVETTAGTLFVKRHHRRVRDLHALGEEHAFIAHLRARGMPVPEVLRDRDGASAVRRGHWTYEVLRAGEGEDRYREAMSWTPFADTAHAAAAGRALAALHRAAASYAAPPRTTTVLVANLRLFVQPQPLQALQHDLARRPALAAWLQQRDWQDDLRAHLLPWHAQAWPLLQTPPPALWTHGDWHASNLLWRGHGPASTVSAVFDFGLTDRTFALFDLATAIERNLIPWLQLDDGGSAVADLDQLDALLQGYASLLPLDAAQLRLLTALLPLVHADFALSEIEYFAGITGSNAHAEIAYRRYLLGHAAWYGEDEGQRLLRHLQRRAAAAP from the coding sequence ATGAGCGCCCGCCACCAGATGCACGGCATGGGCACGCAGACCGTCGTGGCCGACTGGCCGCCGCTGTCCGACGGCGAGGTGGAGGCGCTGCTGCAGCAGTACCCCGTGCCCGGTCGCCTGCGCGCCCTGCGCTGGCACAGTCCGCGTCCGTTCTCGGCGGCGGCGGAGGTCGAGACCACCGCGGGCACGCTGTTCGTCAAGCGCCACCATCGCCGCGTGCGCGACCTGCACGCGCTCGGCGAAGAGCACGCCTTCATCGCCCACCTGCGCGCACGCGGCATGCCGGTGCCGGAGGTGCTGCGCGACCGCGACGGCGCCAGCGCGGTGCGGCGCGGCCACTGGACCTACGAAGTGCTGCGCGCCGGCGAGGGCGAGGACCGCTACCGCGAGGCGATGTCGTGGACGCCGTTCGCCGACACCGCCCATGCCGCCGCAGCCGGCCGCGCGCTGGCCGCGCTGCACCGCGCCGCCGCCAGTTACGCGGCGCCGCCGCGCACCACCACTGTGCTGGTCGCCAACCTGCGCCTGTTCGTCCAGCCGCAGCCGTTGCAGGCGCTGCAACACGACCTGGCGCGGCGCCCGGCGCTGGCGGCGTGGCTGCAGCAACGCGACTGGCAGGACGACCTGCGCGCGCACCTGCTGCCCTGGCACGCGCAGGCCTGGCCGCTGCTGCAGACACCGCCGCCGGCGCTGTGGACGCACGGCGACTGGCATGCCTCCAACCTGCTGTGGCGCGGCCATGGCCCGGCCAGCACGGTCAGCGCAGTGTTCGATTTCGGCCTGACCGACCGCACCTTCGCCCTGTTCGACCTGGCCACCGCGATCGAACGCAACCTGATCCCGTGGCTGCAATTGGACGACGGCGGCAGCGCGGTCGCCGACCTCGACCAGCTCGACGCGCTGCTGCAGGGTTACGCCTCGCTGCTGCCGCTGGACGCGGCGCAACTGCGCTTGCTGACTGCGCTGCTGCCGCTGGTGCATGCCGATTTCGCACTCAGCGAGATCGAGTACTTCGCCGGCATTACCGGCTCGAATGCGCACGCCGAGATCGCCTACCGCCGCTACCTGCTCGGCCACGCCGCCTGGTATGGCGAGGACGAGGGCCAGCGCCTGCTGCGACATCTGCAGCGGCGCGCCGCGGCCGCGCCATGA
- a CDS encoding TonB-dependent siderophore receptor, producing MLPTRRFPAPHALTLALAIALPLPALAADAAPASAATQTPVDLDAVNVQGRQPHNRSSLSGYGDAPLLDTPMAIDTIDRTQLSDRQVRVLSEVLRADAAVGDSYAPIGYYENFLVRGYSLDAANSYRINGLTIAGEQNVALENKEQVQVLKGLSGVLSGITTPAGVIDYQTKRPQHVRSLVLSGDDDGSRGAAVDLGDWFGSERQFGLRVNAAHETLRSYVDHADGHRNFLSLAADWNIDPQSTLQLDVEYQDRQQRSVPGYQLLGGTQLPNGVSVHRLLAYQPWSKPVGIEALNAQVRYEYRFSDTWNVHVAASHSRALIDDYSSFAWGCYGAASCAGDAVPNYFSREGDYDIYDYRSPADSRRNDELQAIASGSASTGVLQHQFQVGVDYLHRTIDRHGSINEMIGSGNIDADPPLLAPADAVLGPKRRRLDSEQTALLASDRIGIGDAWQLLLGARQVRYDERAWDRDGTLTRRTRRSVLLPQAALLFKVQPSLSLYASFAKGLAPGGTAPWFASNADSILAPTSAYQREAGMKYERDGVTLGAALFDMRQANQYAQPQADGSFLFVQQGRLHNRGIELSAAGTLGAGLHLQASVAGIRARAEGTGTPGDEGHQALNVPRLRASAQASWDVPGVSGLALLGGAQYSGAKYADRSGQVAVGGYSVYNLGARYATRLGTVPTTLRLSVDNLTDKRYWRDVGAYEGDDYLFLGAPRTARLALQFDF from the coding sequence ATGCTTCCCACCCGCCGCTTCCCCGCCCCGCACGCTCTCACGCTGGCGCTGGCCATCGCGCTGCCGCTGCCGGCCCTGGCCGCCGACGCAGCGCCGGCATCCGCCGCGACGCAAACCCCGGTCGACCTGGACGCCGTCAACGTGCAGGGCCGCCAGCCGCACAACCGCAGCAGCCTGAGCGGCTACGGCGATGCACCGCTGCTGGATACGCCGATGGCCATCGACACGATCGACCGCACCCAGCTGTCCGACCGCCAGGTGCGCGTGCTCAGCGAGGTGCTGCGCGCCGACGCCGCGGTCGGCGACAGCTACGCGCCGATCGGCTACTACGAGAACTTCCTGGTCCGCGGCTATTCGCTCGACGCGGCCAACAGCTACCGCATCAACGGCCTGACCATCGCCGGCGAACAGAACGTGGCGCTGGAGAACAAGGAGCAGGTGCAGGTGCTCAAGGGCCTGTCCGGGGTGCTGTCCGGCATCACCACCCCGGCCGGGGTGATCGACTACCAGACCAAGCGCCCGCAACACGTGCGCAGCCTGGTGCTGAGCGGCGACGACGACGGCAGCCGCGGCGCGGCGGTGGACCTGGGCGACTGGTTCGGCAGCGAGCGCCAGTTCGGCCTGCGCGTCAACGCCGCGCACGAGACGCTGCGCAGCTATGTCGACCACGCCGACGGCCACCGCAACTTCCTGTCGCTGGCCGCGGACTGGAACATCGATCCGCAATCGACCCTGCAGCTGGACGTGGAATACCAGGACCGCCAGCAGCGCTCGGTGCCGGGCTACCAGTTGCTCGGCGGCACGCAGTTGCCGAACGGGGTGTCCGTGCACCGCCTGCTCGCCTACCAACCGTGGTCCAAGCCGGTCGGCATCGAGGCGCTGAATGCACAGGTGCGCTACGAGTACCGCTTCAGCGACACCTGGAATGTGCACGTCGCCGCATCGCATAGCCGCGCGCTGATCGACGATTACTCCAGCTTCGCCTGGGGCTGCTACGGCGCGGCCAGCTGCGCCGGCGACGCGGTGCCCAACTACTTCAGCCGCGAAGGCGACTACGACATCTACGACTACCGCAGCCCCGCCGACAGCCGCCGCAACGACGAACTGCAGGCGATCGCCAGCGGCAGCGCCAGTACCGGCGTGCTGCAGCACCAGTTCCAGGTCGGGGTCGACTATCTGCATCGCACCATCGACCGCCACGGCTCGATCAATGAAATGATCGGCAGCGGCAACATCGACGCCGATCCGCCGCTGCTGGCGCCTGCAGACGCCGTGCTCGGCCCCAAGCGTCGGCGCCTGGACAGCGAACAGACTGCCCTGCTGGCCAGCGACCGCATCGGCATCGGCGATGCCTGGCAGCTGCTGCTGGGCGCGCGCCAGGTGCGCTACGACGAACGCGCCTGGGACCGCGACGGCACCCTGACCCGGCGCACGCGCCGCTCGGTGCTGCTGCCGCAGGCGGCACTGCTGTTCAAGGTGCAACCGTCGCTGTCGCTGTACGCCAGCTTCGCCAAGGGCCTGGCCCCGGGCGGCACCGCACCGTGGTTCGCCAGCAACGCCGACAGCATCCTCGCCCCCACCAGCGCCTACCAGCGCGAGGCCGGCATGAAGTACGAGCGCGACGGCGTGACCCTGGGCGCGGCGCTGTTCGACATGCGCCAAGCCAACCAGTACGCGCAGCCGCAGGCCGACGGCAGTTTCCTGTTCGTGCAGCAGGGCCGCCTGCACAACCGCGGCATCGAACTGTCCGCCGCCGGCACGCTGGGCGCCGGGCTGCACCTGCAGGCCAGCGTCGCCGGCATCCGCGCGCGCGCCGAGGGCACCGGCACACCGGGCGACGAAGGCCACCAGGCACTGAACGTGCCGCGGTTGCGCGCCAGCGCCCAGGCCAGCTGGGACGTGCCCGGCGTCAGCGGCCTGGCGCTGCTGGGCGGCGCGCAGTACAGCGGCGCCAAGTACGCCGACCGCAGTGGCCAGGTCGCCGTCGGCGGCTACAGCGTCTACAACCTGGGCGCCCGCTACGCCACCCGACTAGGCACGGTGCCCACCACACTGCGGCTGAGCGTGGACAACCTCACCGACAAGCGCTACTGGCGCGACGTCGGCGCCTACGAAGGCGACGACTATCTGTTCCTCGGCGCGCCGCGGACCGCGCGGCTGGCGCTGCAGTTCGATTTTTGA